In Acidaminococcus fermentans DSM 20731, one genomic interval encodes:
- a CDS encoding agmatinase yields the protein MDNFSLQKPLNMAPTGIATFAKTDLAPDIYNLNADIAVLGAPFDLAIQGRTGCRLGPRGIRLGSTRFTYKKGGTYDSERKEFYMDTDKWKVVDCGDADYIPGDLTGTMANLREAVRIIQSQGTMPVVLGGDCAVDFPVLQGLEGIGNFDIIHIDAHLDWTKPLDGQKYFNGSPMRNAAALPYVGRILHLGIRGIGSSGPEDFAEAREHGDGIYSVRDVRKKGIEAILEEFKPAEKAVLCFDIDAMDAVYAPATGSPMFGGFNYDDAVDILEAIARHTELAGMVLTEVAPPFDDVGGTTGYLAARLISDMLGFATKAREKKKG from the coding sequence ATGGATAACTTCAGTCTGCAGAAACCTTTGAATATGGCCCCTACGGGCATTGCAACCTTCGCCAAAACGGATCTGGCTCCGGATATCTACAACCTGAACGCGGATATTGCGGTGCTGGGCGCACCTTTCGACCTGGCCATCCAGGGCCGTACCGGCTGCCGGCTGGGGCCCCGGGGCATCCGTCTGGGCTCCACCCGGTTCACCTACAAAAAAGGCGGAACCTACGATTCGGAACGGAAAGAATTCTACATGGATACGGATAAATGGAAAGTGGTGGACTGCGGGGATGCGGACTACATTCCCGGGGATCTGACCGGCACCATGGCCAACCTGCGGGAGGCGGTACGGATTATCCAGAGCCAGGGCACCATGCCCGTGGTCCTGGGGGGCGACTGTGCCGTGGACTTCCCGGTACTCCAGGGGCTGGAAGGCATCGGGAATTTTGACATCATCCACATCGATGCCCATCTGGACTGGACCAAACCTCTGGACGGACAGAAATATTTCAACGGATCTCCCATGCGGAATGCGGCGGCTCTGCCCTATGTGGGCCGGATCCTCCATCTGGGGATCCGGGGCATCGGCAGCAGCGGTCCGGAAGATTTCGCCGAAGCCCGGGAACACGGGGACGGGATCTATTCCGTCCGGGATGTACGGAAAAAGGGGATCGAAGCCATCCTGGAGGAATTCAAACCGGCGGAAAAAGCCGTCCTGTGCTTTGACATCGATGCCATGGATGCGGTCTATGCCCCGGCTACCGGATCCCCCATGTTCGGCGGCTTCAACTATGATGATGCGGTGGATATCCTGGAAGCCATTGCCCGGCATACGGAACTGGCCGGGATGGTGCTGACGGAAGTGGCTCCTCCCTTCGATGATGTGGGGGGGACCACCGGGTATCTGGCCGCCCGGCTGATTTCCGACATGCTGGGCTTTGCCACCAAAGCCCGGGAAAAGAAAAAGGGCTGA
- a CDS encoding folate family ECF transporter S component, which yields MTGLQKRRPGQWITMIGFCVAMEVILARFLSLHTWNLKIGFSFLPVVAAALWGGPLAGGITGALGDLIGALLFPVGAYFPGFTLSSFLDGAIYGWCFRKGTGKRQILLAVLLVQVAISLLLNTFWLTVLFQVSLESLLTLRLFQCAAGIVIKFLLLSLVLPVLRKNLVPLGK from the coding sequence ATGACGGGCCTGCAGAAAAGACGGCCCGGCCAGTGGATCACCATGATCGGGTTCTGTGTGGCCATGGAGGTGATCCTGGCCCGGTTCCTGTCCCTCCATACCTGGAATTTGAAAATCGGCTTCAGCTTCCTGCCGGTGGTGGCGGCGGCCCTGTGGGGCGGTCCCCTGGCCGGGGGCATCACCGGTGCCCTGGGGGATCTGATCGGGGCCCTGCTGTTCCCGGTGGGGGCCTATTTCCCCGGGTTCACCCTGTCCAGTTTCCTGGATGGGGCGATTTACGGCTGGTGCTTCCGCAAAGGCACCGGAAAACGGCAGATCCTCCTGGCGGTTCTTCTGGTCCAGGTGGCCATCAGCCTGCTGCTGAACACCTTCTGGCTGACCGTGCTGTTCCAGGTTTCCCTGGAAAGCCTGCTGACCCTGCGGCTGTTCCAGTGTGCCGCAGGGATTGTCATCAAATTCCTGCTGCTGAGCCTGGTGCTGCCGGTGCTCCGGAAAAATCTGGTCCCGCTGGGAAAATAA
- a CDS encoding AzlD domain-containing protein, which translates to MTPMNQTYILTVVLIMALTGFLPRVIPMAIIRKHPIPQWFKVWLNFVPPAIFGALVFPDIFLTEGHLNLSLHNIPLLTTLLITPLVLKTKSLGVAVLAGGGVFALLEYVL; encoded by the coding sequence ATGACCCCTATGAACCAGACCTACATTCTGACTGTTGTCTTGATCATGGCCCTGACGGGCTTTCTGCCCCGGGTGATCCCCATGGCCATCATACGGAAACATCCCATTCCCCAATGGTTCAAGGTGTGGCTGAATTTCGTCCCGCCGGCGATTTTCGGTGCCCTGGTATTTCCGGATATTTTCCTCACGGAAGGTCATCTGAACCTGTCCCTCCACAACATTCCCCTGCTGACCACCCTGCTGATCACTCCCCTGGTGCTGAAGACCAAATCCCTGGGAGTGGCGGTACTGGCCGGCGGTGGCGTATTTGCCTTGCTGGAATATGTATTGTAA
- a CDS encoding AzlC family ABC transporter permease has translation MGYITRRVLQKDAPIILGYWVLGMACGMLGEKAGLNPFHMFIMSVLAFAGSSQFIGIAMMLQSASYISIALTILMVNLRYSLFTSTLAPLVARKSGLYTTLFSYGTTDETFALNLSSFQDEEEHWTHEEALGLDLLSMVVWAIANAFGCYASRLVHLDLSLVSYILTAMFLGIWSNYLKNRTMIITGLAAGVLAVLLSQVVPYKLHIVLASLIPSGIAAWLYMKHGGKGASPSEEGEKLSETDDEEVYGTMEEGGSDV, from the coding sequence ATGGGCTATATTACACGGCGTGTACTGCAGAAAGATGCTCCCATCATCCTGGGCTACTGGGTCCTGGGCATGGCCTGCGGCATGTTGGGCGAAAAAGCCGGTCTGAATCCGTTCCATATGTTCATCATGAGCGTCCTGGCCTTTGCCGGCAGTTCCCAGTTCATCGGGATTGCCATGATGCTCCAGAGCGCTTCCTATATCTCCATCGCCCTGACCATCCTGATGGTGAACCTGCGATACTCCCTGTTCACGTCCACCCTGGCCCCTCTGGTTGCCAGGAAATCCGGCCTGTACACCACCCTCTTTTCCTACGGCACCACCGATGAGACCTTTGCCCTGAATCTGTCCTCCTTCCAGGATGAAGAAGAACACTGGACCCACGAGGAAGCCCTGGGCCTGGATCTCCTGAGCATGGTGGTATGGGCCATCGCCAACGCCTTCGGTTGCTACGCCTCCCGGCTGGTCCACCTGGATCTGTCCCTGGTGTCCTACATCCTGACGGCCATGTTCCTGGGGATCTGGTCCAACTACCTGAAGAACCGGACCATGATCATCACCGGCCTTGCTGCCGGTGTCCTGGCCGTCCTGCTGTCCCAGGTGGTGCCTTACAAGCTCCACATTGTCCTGGCTTCCCTGATTCCCTCCGGAATCGCTGCCTGGTTGTACATGAAGCATGGGGGAAAAGGAGCCAGTCCTTCGGAAGAGGGGGAAAAACTGTCAGAAACCGATGATGAGGAAGTCTATGGAACCATGGAGGAAGGAGGAAGCGACGTATGA
- a CDS encoding DUF1015 domain-containing protein produces the protein MAEIRPFAALRPVPELVSQIAELPYDVMSTQEARDILKKDPLSFVRVSRAEADLPEGIAESDPRVYAKARENLEDYMAKGQMRQDPQPCYYIYRQQMGAYIQIGLVAAASLKEYKEGIIKRHELTRQVKETDRVNHIMATKAQTGPVFLAYRSKGLLTAFLLEYMGSHTPAYNFVGDDKIRHTLYVISEPLKVKEVTRLFQQVPELYIADGHHRCAAALRVAEELAKRPNQTGKEEYNYVLSVIFPSNMLHILPYNRIVRDLGELSEEKFLEMVQENFLLEKDDRPVEPQAPHTFGMYISGQWYRLTAKPDTYPTDDPIHSLDVSILQDNLLAPVLGIDDPRTDPRIDFVGGVRGLSALEDAVDGEDATVAFSLYPTSMDQLMTVADKGLVMPPKSTWFEPKLRDALTVHMIGDEQDGKNL, from the coding sequence ATGGCTGAAATCAGACCTTTTGCTGCCCTGCGTCCGGTTCCGGAGCTGGTCAGTCAGATCGCTGAATTACCTTATGATGTAATGAGCACCCAGGAAGCACGGGATATCCTGAAGAAGGATCCCCTGAGTTTCGTCCGGGTCAGCCGGGCGGAAGCGGATCTGCCGGAAGGCATTGCAGAATCGGATCCCCGGGTTTATGCCAAAGCCCGGGAAAACCTGGAGGACTACATGGCCAAGGGCCAGATGAGACAGGATCCCCAGCCCTGCTACTACATCTACCGGCAGCAGATGGGGGCCTACATCCAGATCGGTCTGGTGGCTGCCGCATCCCTGAAGGAATACAAGGAAGGCATCATCAAACGCCATGAACTGACCCGCCAGGTGAAGGAAACGGACCGGGTGAACCACATTATGGCCACCAAAGCCCAGACGGGGCCGGTGTTCCTGGCGTATCGGAGCAAGGGCCTGCTGACGGCTTTCCTGCTGGAATACATGGGCAGCCATACTCCGGCGTACAATTTTGTAGGGGATGACAAGATCCGCCATACCCTGTATGTGATCAGCGAACCCCTGAAGGTAAAGGAAGTGACCCGGCTGTTCCAGCAGGTGCCGGAACTGTACATTGCCGATGGCCATCACCGTTGTGCCGCAGCCCTGCGGGTGGCGGAAGAACTGGCCAAGCGGCCCAACCAGACCGGGAAGGAAGAATACAACTATGTGCTGTCCGTGATCTTCCCTTCCAACATGCTCCACATCCTGCCCTACAACCGGATTGTCCGGGATCTGGGGGAACTGAGCGAAGAAAAATTCTTGGAAATGGTCCAGGAGAACTTCCTGCTGGAAAAGGACGACCGGCCAGTGGAGCCCCAGGCTCCCCACACCTTTGGCATGTACATCAGCGGCCAGTGGTACCGTCTCACGGCCAAGCCGGATACCTATCCCACCGATGATCCCATCCATTCCCTGGATGTGAGCATCCTTCAGGACAACCTGCTGGCACCGGTGCTGGGCATCGACGATCCCCGGACGGATCCCCGGATCGATTTCGTAGGCGGCGTACGGGGGCTGAGCGCCCTGGAAGATGCCGTGGATGGGGAAGACGCCACCGTGGCCTTCTCCCTGTATCCCACGTCCATGGATCAGCTGATGACTGTGGCGGACAAGGGGCTGGTGATGCCGCCCAAATCCACCTGGTTCGAACCGAAACTGCGGGATGCACTGACGGTACATATGATAGGAGATGAACAAGATGGGAAGAATCTTTAA
- the serC gene encoding 3-phosphoserine/phosphohydroxythreonine transaminase — protein sequence MGRIFNFGAGPSMMPLPVLEQAQRELLDYKGSGMSMLEISHRSPLFEEVNDQAQAHIKELLGMDDSWAVMFMGGGATLQFSMIPMNFLTPGKTAAYAITSTFSEKAIKEAQKVGNAVEIYSSKATGLDRVPRPEELVLPDNCAYLHLTGNCTAEGLEYFEYPDTGDVPLIVDMSSDILSRPIPLDKFSLIYNGAQKNIGPAGVTVVMAKKDFLKGRDPQLPIMMNYETYADHDSTYNTPPVFGIYLVDLMSQWLLDQGGLEKVEQRNIAKAKMVYDVLDAHPDFYKGHAQKDSRSLMNVTFNLPTKDMEAQFVEESKAQGLAGLKGHRAVGGIRASIYNAMPLEGVQALVDFMEDFWKKNR from the coding sequence ATGGGAAGAATCTTTAATTTTGGAGCAGGGCCGTCCATGATGCCCCTGCCGGTACTGGAACAGGCCCAGCGGGAACTGCTGGATTACAAGGGAAGCGGCATGTCCATGCTGGAAATCAGCCACCGGAGCCCCCTGTTTGAGGAAGTGAACGACCAGGCCCAGGCCCATATCAAGGAACTGCTGGGCATGGATGACAGCTGGGCGGTGATGTTCATGGGCGGCGGGGCCACCCTGCAGTTTTCCATGATTCCCATGAACTTCCTGACTCCCGGGAAAACCGCAGCCTATGCCATTACCAGCACCTTCTCGGAAAAGGCCATCAAGGAAGCCCAAAAAGTGGGGAATGCAGTGGAAATCTACAGCAGCAAGGCCACCGGCCTGGACCGGGTACCCCGGCCGGAAGAACTGGTGCTCCCGGACAACTGCGCCTATCTCCATCTCACTGGCAACTGCACTGCAGAAGGCCTGGAATACTTTGAATATCCCGATACGGGGGATGTGCCCCTGATCGTGGACATGTCTTCGGATATCCTGAGCCGTCCCATCCCCCTGGACAAATTCTCCCTGATCTATAATGGCGCCCAGAAAAATATCGGGCCCGCCGGGGTGACGGTGGTCATGGCCAAAAAGGATTTCCTGAAAGGCCGGGATCCCCAGCTGCCCATTATGATGAACTATGAAACCTATGCGGACCACGATTCCACCTACAACACCCCGCCGGTGTTCGGCATCTATCTGGTGGATCTCATGTCCCAGTGGCTGCTGGACCAGGGGGGCCTGGAAAAAGTGGAACAGCGGAACATCGCCAAGGCCAAAATGGTCTACGATGTGCTGGATGCCCATCCGGATTTCTACAAAGGCCACGCCCAGAAGGACAGCCGTTCTCTCATGAATGTGACCTTCAATCTGCCCACCAAAGACATGGAAGCCCAATTTGTGGAAGAAAGCAAAGCCCAGGGTCTGGCGGGACTGAAAGGCCACCGGGCTGTGGGCGGCATCCGGGCTTCCATTTACAATGCCATGCCGCTGGAAGGGGTCCAGGCACTGGTGGACTTTATGGAAGACTTCTGGAAGAAGAATCGGTAA
- a CDS encoding sodium/glutamate symporter produces MFISLTEGILTIRADGICTTALAAVMLLLGVWLKAHSRLLRKYCLPAPVVGGTLAMLLVFLGHETGLFQIEFDTQFQIPFMISFFTAVGLGAKLSAFSKGVNKGGKLLLIYWLITAFISLCQNLIGLLVGHLIGLEPAYALLSSAISMVGGHGAAGAYGSTFLKMGYPASMEVGASAATFGLIAAVMSGGPMGRFLIEKYHLRPEAEKEAPEVPEKPKDTDLTYQQLAKLDILINVSAILICMGLGVWLAQGVGSLLNMTFPSYVCAMFVGVLVRNLNEQFHFYQFSESLVGSFGEIMLNLYLAIVLMSLKLWEMAGILSGVMLIVLAHVAFMLLMCYFVVFRVLGSNYDAAVMCAGLCGHGLGAVPSAMVNMTVLADQYGVSRKAFLIVPVVGSCLADLAYQPHTLLLIKLFVENLN; encoded by the coding sequence ATGTTTATTTCCCTGACAGAGGGAATTCTGACCATCCGGGCGGACGGCATCTGTACCACCGCCCTGGCGGCCGTGATGCTGCTGTTGGGGGTGTGGCTGAAGGCCCACAGCCGGCTGCTGCGGAAGTACTGTCTTCCGGCACCGGTGGTAGGGGGCACCCTGGCCATGCTCCTGGTGTTCCTGGGCCATGAAACCGGGCTGTTCCAGATCGAATTCGATACCCAGTTCCAGATCCCCTTTATGATTTCTTTCTTTACGGCCGTGGGGCTGGGGGCCAAACTGTCCGCTTTCAGCAAGGGGGTCAACAAGGGCGGAAAACTGCTGTTGATCTACTGGCTGATTACCGCCTTCATTTCCCTGTGCCAGAACCTGATCGGGCTCCTGGTGGGCCATCTGATCGGACTGGAACCGGCCTATGCCCTGCTGTCCTCGGCCATTTCCATGGTGGGGGGCCACGGGGCGGCCGGGGCTTACGGCAGTACCTTTCTGAAGATGGGCTATCCGGCCAGTATGGAAGTGGGAGCTTCCGCCGCCACCTTCGGGCTGATTGCCGCCGTCATGAGCGGAGGGCCCATGGGCCGCTTCCTTATTGAAAAATACCATCTCCGTCCTGAGGCAGAGAAAGAGGCACCGGAAGTGCCGGAAAAACCCAAGGATACGGACCTGACCTATCAGCAGCTGGCCAAGCTGGATATCCTGATCAATGTGTCAGCCATCCTGATCTGCATGGGATTGGGGGTCTGGCTGGCTCAGGGAGTGGGAAGCCTGCTGAACATGACCTTTCCCAGTTATGTATGTGCCATGTTTGTGGGGGTACTGGTCCGGAACCTGAATGAGCAGTTCCATTTTTACCAGTTCAGCGAATCCCTGGTGGGGTCCTTTGGGGAAATCATGCTGAATCTGTATCTGGCCATTGTGCTCATGTCCCTGAAACTGTGGGAAATGGCCGGGATCCTCAGCGGAGTCATGCTCATAGTACTGGCCCATGTGGCATTCATGCTGCTCATGTGCTATTTTGTGGTGTTCCGGGTGCTGGGAAGCAATTACGATGCGGCAGTGATGTGCGCCGGGCTCTGCGGCCATGGACTGGGGGCGGTTCCCTCTGCCATGGTGAACATGACGGTTCTGGCGGACCAGTACGGCGTCAGCCGGAAAGCCTTTTTGATTGTGCCGGTGGTAGGGTCCTGTCTGGCCGATCTGGCCTATCAGCCCCATACCCTGCTGCTGATCAAGCTGTTTGTGGAGAATCTGAATTAG
- a CDS encoding LemA family protein, with amino-acid sequence MKKSLVVFFAVVLLLAGWIFGSYNGVVTANENVNGKWSQVETQLQRRSDLIPNLVNTVKGYSAHESQVFTDVANARARLAGARNVTEAAQANGELSGALSRLLAISENYPQLKANTNFIQLQDELAGTENRLAVARKDYNDAAQAYNAKIKSFPTVLVARMMGFQERSYFKADPQAQKAPQVKF; translated from the coding sequence ATGAAAAAAAGTCTGGTTGTTTTCTTTGCGGTGGTCCTGCTGCTGGCGGGCTGGATCTTCGGGTCCTACAACGGGGTGGTCACCGCCAACGAAAATGTCAACGGCAAATGGAGCCAGGTGGAAACCCAGCTCCAGCGGCGGAGTGATCTGATCCCCAATCTGGTGAATACGGTGAAGGGTTATTCCGCCCATGAAAGCCAGGTGTTCACCGATGTGGCCAATGCCCGGGCCAGGCTGGCCGGTGCCCGGAACGTAACGGAAGCAGCCCAGGCCAACGGGGAACTGAGCGGTGCATTGAGCCGTCTCCTGGCCATTTCGGAAAATTATCCCCAGCTGAAAGCCAACACCAACTTCATCCAGCTTCAGGATGAACTGGCAGGTACGGAAAACCGGCTGGCCGTGGCCCGGAAGGACTACAACGATGCGGCCCAGGCCTACAACGCCAAGATCAAAAGCTTTCCCACGGTGCTGGTGGCCCGGATGATGGGCTTCCAGGAACGGAGCTATTTCAAGGCGGATCCCCAGGCCCAGAAGGCTCCCCAGGTGAAGTTTTAA
- a CDS encoding TPM domain-containing protein — translation MKRLLLFLVLVCQMVFAPLQAGAAAQVPPRPTASIYVQDQAGVLSRNTRDTISAYSTALARKTKAQIVVLTVPSLRGQSLEDYSLTVLRQWGIGDKEKNNGVLLLVAVQDRKSRIEVGYGLEGALPDGLTGRIQDQAMLPYFRQGDYDRGILNAYSAILQTVLKEYNLTPQDLPVQKALPAKQGDTVTISPLMAGIGLLGILILFLLDRVLLGGALFRFLFYLFFFRGGGRGGGFGGGGFGGGSYGGGSGGGGGSSRSW, via the coding sequence ATGAAACGGCTGCTGCTGTTCCTGGTGCTGGTCTGCCAGATGGTCTTTGCTCCCCTCCAGGCAGGCGCGGCGGCCCAGGTTCCGCCCCGGCCCACGGCCAGCATCTATGTCCAGGACCAGGCGGGGGTCCTGTCCCGGAACACCCGGGACACCATCAGTGCCTACAGTACGGCGCTGGCCCGGAAGACCAAGGCCCAGATCGTGGTGCTGACGGTGCCCAGCCTCCGGGGACAGTCCCTGGAGGACTATTCCCTGACGGTGCTCCGCCAGTGGGGAATCGGGGACAAAGAGAAAAACAACGGGGTCCTGCTGCTGGTGGCGGTCCAGGACCGGAAAAGCCGGATCGAAGTGGGGTATGGCCTGGAAGGGGCTCTGCCCGACGGACTCACCGGCCGGATCCAGGATCAGGCCATGTTGCCCTATTTCCGGCAGGGAGATTATGACCGGGGTATCCTGAATGCCTACTCGGCCATTCTCCAGACGGTGCTGAAAGAGTACAACCTGACCCCCCAGGATCTGCCGGTGCAGAAGGCACTGCCGGCCAAACAGGGAGATACGGTGACCATATCACCCCTGATGGCGGGGATCGGGCTCCTGGGGATCCTGATCCTGTTTCTCCTGGACCGGGTGCTTTTGGGAGGTGCCCTGTTCCGGTTCCTCTTCTATCTGTTCTTCTTCCGGGGCGGCGGCCGTGGAGGCGGTTTCGGAGGAGGGGGCTTCGGCGGCGGAAGCTACGGCGGAGGCTCCGGAGGCGGGGGAGGCTCCAGCAGGAGCTGGTAA